The genomic window GTGATGAAAGCGCTGACCGAGTATATGGATCCGGAATATCTGGTCTCGGATTCGACTTATGTTCAGCAGCAATTCCAACAGGGCAAGATCGCCATGGCGAACCTGTGGGCCAGCCGTGCCGCCGCGATGAATGACGAAGCCGAAAGCCAGGTCGTTGGCAAGGTCGTGATGGCCGCCGCCCCGATGGGGTCCGAGCGTCCGGCCTCGTCGCTGTGGTGGGATGGCGTCGTCTTTGCCACCAACATGACAGACGAAGAGGCCGAAGCTGCCTTTCAGGTGGCCATGGAGGGTATGGATACCGAAATGGTCAAGGCGAACAATGACGCTGCCGTCTGGCTGATCGACGGGTTTGATGCCGGGCCGCTGGCCAAAGGGGCCTATGAGACCGCGCAGAAAGGCACGGCACCCTATCCCGGATCCGGACCGATGGGCATCATGCACACGGTGCTGGGTAACGGCATTTCGGATTACCTGAATGGTGCCAAGGATGCGACCACGACGCTGGCTGACATCGAAGCGGCCTATATCACCGCCGCCAAGGAATCGGGCTTGGTGCAGTAATTCCTTCTGAACGGGGGAGGGTTTCAGCTCTCCCCCCTCTTTCCACCAGTAACTTCAGGACCATGAGAAAGGCAGAGCCATGAATTTCAAGACTTTCGCAGCCTTCGTCGGGCCATCTGTCTTTATGATGCTCCTGTTTATCGCGTTCCCGCTGGCAAGTGTGCTGAAGCAGAGCTTCTATGTCACTCAGCCGGTCTATGAAACGGTGGAGGTCGAGACATGCTCGCCGGGGTTTCCCGACCAGATTTGCGTGACCGAGCAAAAATCCGTTCCGCAACTGGATAAAGATGGCAACATCGTCGAGATCACGACCTTCGTCGGCCTGCAAAGCTATCGCAATGTGTTGGAGTTGGAGCGGGCATGGAATGCCATCAAAACTGATGGACTGATGGCCCTTCAGTCGATTGATTTCTGGAAGGCGCTGCGGTTCACCCTGACATTCACCCTGATCACCTTGCCGATTGTCGTGGCGTCCGGGCTTGGCATCGCGCTGATGATCAACAATGCCTCACTTGCCATCAAGGGGCCGGTGATCTTCATCTCGCTCTTGCCGTTCATCATCACGCCGGTCATCGGTGCGCTCAGCATCAACTGGCTGTTTCGCGGCGACGGTATTCTGACCGCCCTTATCGAATGGTATTTGCAGCGCGACGTGTCGATGTTTGCGCAGGCCTGGACCATCGAGATTCTGATCATGCTGTATCGTGTGTGGCACGTGGCCCCGTTTGCGGCGATCGTGTTCTATGCGGGGCTTCAGACGGTCAACAGTGACGCGCTGGAAAGCGCCGTGATCGACGGGGCAAGCAGATGGCAGCGAATGAAATATGTGGTGATCCCGCATCTGACCCCGCTGATCATCTTCATTTCGATGATCCACCTGATGGACGCCTATCGCGTCTTCGAAGAAATCGTCGGCTTCTCAAGCCAGGGCTATGTCATCAGCTTGCAATGGCTGACCTATGACTTCCTGGTGCCGGATCAGGCGGGCAACCGGTCGATCAGCCGGGCTTCGGCCTCGGCGATGCTGACCATGATCGGGATTGCCGTTCTCCTGGTTCCGCTTCTGCGCCGCACCTGGCAAGACCATAAAGGAGGTCACTAAGATGTCGTCTCGCGCTCTTCGTCAGCCTTTGGGGCTGAAACTCACCTCGGCGTCGTTTTTGGCGCTTTGGTGCATCGTCGCGGCCTTCCCGATCTTCTGGATCACGGTGATGAGCTTCAAATCCCCGGTCGATGCGTTTTCGTCCAACCCGCTGAACGTCATCTTTGGCCCTAACACACGAGCTGGCGGTCAGGGACTTTCCATCCTGGATATCCTGTTCGGGATCGTGGTGATCTGGGTGACGGCCCGGCTGGCCACCAAGACCCTGCCGATCATGGTCGCCGCCTATGCGCCCTCTGGCCAGAAATGGATTGGATGGCTGATCGGCGCGCTTGCCCTTGTCATCGGTTTCCTTGTCACCTTCTTCGCGATCCTGCCAGCCATCCTTGACGTGCTGAACCCATGGTTTGGCCCGCTGGGCCGGGATGTCATCGGTCTGACCACCGAGCATTACAAAACCGTTTGGATCGACCGCGGGTTTTCCAACAACTTCAAGAACTCGATGATTGTCACCACCGGCGTTGTGACCGTGTCGCTGACGGTGGGCACGCTGGCGGGCTATGGGCTTGCGCGGTCCGGGTCGGGCATTGCCTTCGCGATTCTTATCATTGCGCTGGTATTTCGGGCGTTGCCGCATTCGGTGCTGGTGGCGGGTTATCTGCCGGTGTTCATCTCGTCGTCCGAGTGGCTGGCCCCGATCCTGGGCGACAACGCCCCCACGCTTTATGGCAAACCCTTCGCGGTCATCGCGGTGCTGGTTGCCATCAATCAACCCTTCACGATCTGGATGCTGCGGTCATTCTTTCAAAGTATCCCTGCCGAGCTGGACGAGGCCGCGCGGGTCGATGGTTGCAACCACTTCCAGGCCTTCCGTCGTGTCATCATGCCGGTGATGTGGCCGGGGGTGATCACGACCGGGCTGTTTTCCTTCCTGTTGGGCTACAATGACTTCCTTGTCACCTCGCTTCTGCTGGATGCGCAGAACCAGACCATGGTGCCAGCCATCGCCGGGATGTTCAGCCGCGAAACCACCACGACGGATCAGGTTGTCGCCGTGGCTGCGGCGGTGTCGATCACCGCGCCTTTGTTCTTCCTTGTCATGGTGTTCCAACGCCAGATTGTCAGCGGTCTGACCGCAGGCGCGGTGAAAGGCTGATGAGCAGCCGGGCAAGACATAACGCGCGGTGCGGCCATCCGGCCCTGAACAGAATGCCGCGGGATTTCCTGCTGGGGCGTCCACGCCCCGCACGATCCCAACGTATTTTGACAGGAGAGACAGAATGAAAGGTTCCCGCCCCGAACAAGCGGTGCTGACCCGTGATACGGATATGTCGAAAACCGACGATACCCGCCGGGTGATCGAAGCCATGGTTGATGGCCTGAACGACCACCGCATCAACGATATTGGCGAGTTCTTTGCCAATGGATTTCGTTGGATGGGCAATCGGGGATGCGGCACGAAAAACGGGTTGAAAGAATTTCAGACCAACTGGCAGCGCCCGTTTCAAGCGGCGTTTTCGGACAAGACCTGCATCGACGAGGCGCGTCTTTATATGGGGGAATGGGCCGCGGCGTTTGGCCGACAGGAAGCCACCCATTCCGGCGAATTTCTGGGCATCGCCCCCACCGGAAAGCGGGTCGAGATCCGCTATATGGATTTCTGGAAAGTGGTCGACGGCAAGATCACCGACAACTGGGTGAATGTCGATTTCGCCCATGTGGCCGCGCAACTGGGCGTGGATCTTTTTAACGGCGAAGGCTGGGAAGCCTATGACCGGGGCGAACGTGTACCCCCCCGGCCCGAATAAGCGAGGAAAAGCAATGACGATCACACATCTGAAACGCGGCAAACCCGAGGCTGATCGTGCCGAGGATGACGCGCAGACGGCCGCTGTTGTGGCGGCGACGCTGAAGGACATCGAGACCCGTGGCGATGCC from Aliiroseovarius sediminilitoris includes these protein-coding regions:
- a CDS encoding carbohydrate ABC transporter permease, whose protein sequence is MNFKTFAAFVGPSVFMMLLFIAFPLASVLKQSFYVTQPVYETVEVETCSPGFPDQICVTEQKSVPQLDKDGNIVEITTFVGLQSYRNVLELERAWNAIKTDGLMALQSIDFWKALRFTLTFTLITLPIVVASGLGIALMINNASLAIKGPVIFISLLPFIITPVIGALSINWLFRGDGILTALIEWYLQRDVSMFAQAWTIEILIMLYRVWHVAPFAAIVFYAGLQTVNSDALESAVIDGASRWQRMKYVVIPHLTPLIIFISMIHLMDAYRVFEEIVGFSSQGYVISLQWLTYDFLVPDQAGNRSISRASASAMLTMIGIAVLLVPLLRRTWQDHKGGH
- a CDS encoding ester cyclase, translating into MKGSRPEQAVLTRDTDMSKTDDTRRVIEAMVDGLNDHRINDIGEFFANGFRWMGNRGCGTKNGLKEFQTNWQRPFQAAFSDKTCIDEARLYMGEWAAAFGRQEATHSGEFLGIAPTGKRVEIRYMDFWKVVDGKITDNWVNVDFAHVAAQLGVDLFNGEGWEAYDRGERVPPRPE
- a CDS encoding carbohydrate ABC transporter permease, translating into MSSRALRQPLGLKLTSASFLALWCIVAAFPIFWITVMSFKSPVDAFSSNPLNVIFGPNTRAGGQGLSILDILFGIVVIWVTARLATKTLPIMVAAYAPSGQKWIGWLIGALALVIGFLVTFFAILPAILDVLNPWFGPLGRDVIGLTTEHYKTVWIDRGFSNNFKNSMIVTTGVVTVSLTVGTLAGYGLARSGSGIAFAILIIALVFRALPHSVLVAGYLPVFISSSEWLAPILGDNAPTLYGKPFAVIAVLVAINQPFTIWMLRSFFQSIPAELDEAARVDGCNHFQAFRRVIMPVMWPGVITTGLFSFLLGYNDFLVTSLLLDAQNQTMVPAIAGMFSRETTTTDQVVAVAAAVSITAPLFFLVMVFQRQIVSGLTAGAVKG